One Nocardioides aromaticivorans genomic window carries:
- a CDS encoding FAD-binding oxidoreductase: MSESIDDVRALETTWTTGRIIEKDHPTPTTVRLRMHVEDRRRHRPGQHYLIRLRAPDDYTAQRSYSIASDEDDPLVEFLIERLPDGEVSEFLADVAEVGDVLEMRGPIGRWFTWDTTTPALCLVGGTGVVPAVAMARAARRLGRSSLLRVVAVGRSPEELAYAEELARAGATLAWTRTDTGERPAGPPTVDELTPLLTGTELAFVCGSARFAAFAEGLLLDCGVQPGAIRVERFGPSG, encoded by the coding sequence GTGAGTGAATCCATCGACGACGTGCGCGCGCTCGAGACCACCTGGACGACCGGGCGGATCATCGAGAAGGACCACCCGACCCCCACGACGGTCCGGCTGCGGATGCACGTGGAGGACCGGCGCCGCCACCGGCCCGGCCAGCACTACCTGATCCGGCTGAGGGCGCCCGACGACTACACCGCGCAGCGCTCGTACTCGATCGCCTCCGACGAGGACGACCCGCTGGTCGAGTTCCTCATCGAGCGGCTGCCCGACGGCGAGGTGTCGGAGTTCCTCGCCGACGTCGCCGAGGTCGGCGACGTGCTGGAGATGCGTGGCCCCATCGGCCGCTGGTTCACCTGGGACACCACGACGCCGGCGCTGTGCCTCGTCGGCGGGACCGGTGTCGTCCCCGCCGTCGCGATGGCGCGCGCTGCCCGCCGGCTGGGCCGCTCGTCGCTGCTCCGCGTGGTCGCGGTCGGGCGCTCGCCGGAGGAGCTGGCCTACGCCGAGGAGCTCGCCCGCGCCGGCGCCACGCTCGCCTGGACCCGCACCGACACCGGCGAGCGACCGGCAGGTCCGCCCACCGTCGACGAGCTCACTCCCCTGCTCACCGGGACGGAGCTCGCCTTCGTCTGCGGGTCGGCGCGCTTCGCCGCCTTCGCCGAGGGGCTGCTGCTGGACTGCGGCGTGCAGCCGGGTGCGATCCGGGTGGAGCGCTTCGGGCCGAGCGGCTGA
- a CDS encoding DUF3618 domain-containing protein: protein MGQATEERMTAQIDSTRNDLSRDVDALYDRVSPHRIVERRKSALRGRMSSMKESVMGTAHDATGSAQGAAQGAAESVQHTAQAGVQAVGRRAEGSPIGAGLVAFGAGMVIAALIPASPKEAELAGRLTEAAKDSPLMDEAKAAGQEMASNLKESATEAAQEVKASAQESADHLKDEGRSAAEDVRREAPGT from the coding sequence ATGGGCCAGGCAACTGAAGAACGGATGACCGCGCAGATCGACAGCACCCGCAACGACCTCTCCCGCGACGTGGACGCGCTCTACGACCGGGTGAGCCCGCACCGCATCGTGGAGCGCCGCAAGAGCGCCCTCCGCGGCCGGATGTCGTCGATGAAGGAGTCCGTCATGGGCACGGCGCACGACGCCACCGGATCCGCCCAGGGTGCGGCCCAGGGCGCGGCCGAGTCGGTGCAGCACACGGCGCAGGCCGGTGTGCAGGCGGTGGGGCGGCGCGCCGAGGGATCGCCCATCGGTGCGGGCCTCGTCGCCTTCGGCGCCGGCATGGTGATCGCCGCGCTGATCCCGGCCAGTCCCAAGGAGGCCGAGCTCGCGGGTCGCCTCACCGAGGCGGCCAAGGACTCCCCGCTGATGGACGAGGCGAAGGCCGCGGGCCAGGAGATGGCCTCGAACCTGAAGGAGTCCGCCACGGAGGCGGCCCAGGAGGTCAAGGCGAGCGCGCAGGAGTCGGCCGACCACCTCAAGGACGAGGGCCGCTCGGCTGCCGAGGACGTACGCCGCGAGGCGCCCGGCACCTGA
- a CDS encoding sulfite oxidase-like oxidoreductase, with amino-acid sequence MPVTRGFLGRRRGHEGRLPPGQYDTGAGWPVLTAEATPVVDTASWSLSVDGLVERPTTWSWDEIHQLPASTYVGDIHCVTAWSKFDVTFKGVSVDELLDAAGPLPDAAYVMVHSSTGYTTNLPLSDLVDGKAWVVWEYDGKPLSRQHGGPARLLVPHLYFWKSAKWVSRLELMAHDRPGFWERNGYHDRGDPWLEQRYQGD; translated from the coding sequence ATGCCGGTCACGCGTGGATTCCTCGGTCGCCGACGCGGCCACGAGGGGCGGCTGCCCCCGGGCCAGTACGACACCGGTGCCGGCTGGCCCGTGCTGACCGCGGAGGCGACCCCGGTCGTCGACACGGCGAGCTGGTCGCTGTCCGTGGACGGACTCGTCGAGCGGCCCACGACGTGGAGCTGGGACGAGATCCACCAGCTGCCCGCGTCGACGTACGTCGGCGACATCCACTGCGTGACCGCGTGGTCGAAGTTCGACGTCACCTTCAAGGGGGTGAGCGTCGACGAGCTCCTCGACGCGGCGGGCCCCCTGCCGGACGCGGCGTACGTGATGGTCCACTCCAGCACCGGCTACACGACCAACCTCCCGCTCAGCGACCTGGTCGACGGCAAGGCCTGGGTCGTGTGGGAGTACGACGGCAAGCCGCTCTCCCGCCAGCACGGCGGCCCGGCCCGGCTGCTGGTGCCGCACCTGTACTTCTGGAAATCGGCGAAGTGGGTCTCGCGGCTGGAGCTGATGGCGCACGACCGGCCCGGCTTCTGGGAGCGCAACGGCTACCACGACCGTGGCGACCCGTGGCTCGAGCAGCGCTACCAGGGCGATTGA
- a CDS encoding ATPase, T2SS/T4P/T4SS family, whose amino-acid sequence MPCYHPDWVALQTRQEGLEGAGEVRLRDLVKESLRMRPSRLIVGEVRAEECLDLLLALNAGLPRLTGERNSCRGAVAAVA is encoded by the coding sequence GTGCCTTGCTACCACCCGGACTGGGTGGCCCTGCAGACCCGGCAGGAGGGGCTGGAGGGCGCCGGCGAGGTCCGGCTGCGCGACCTGGTCAAGGAGTCGCTGCGCATGCGGCCGAGCCGACTAATCGTAGGAGAGGTGCGGGCCGAGGAGTGCCTCGACCTGCTGCTCGCCCTCAATGCCGGGCTGCCCCGACTCACCGGAGAGCGTAACTCGTGCCGGGGGGCTGTCGCAGCCGTCGCCTAG
- a CDS encoding phage holin family protein gives MTTQGTRPAGTDPTGPAGTHETADGRSLGELVGDIATDLTTLVKQEVELAKTELKTEATRAGKGVGLFGGAGVAGHLALLFASFALLFLLDSWMHAGWAALIVAALWGAAAAVMAASGRKELKSMNPTLPTTQETLKEDAAWARQLKNG, from the coding sequence GTGACCACCCAGGGGACCCGGCCGGCGGGCACCGACCCGACCGGGCCGGCCGGCACGCACGAGACGGCCGACGGCCGCTCCCTCGGGGAGCTCGTCGGCGACATCGCCACCGACCTCACCACGCTGGTGAAGCAGGAGGTCGAGCTGGCGAAGACGGAGCTCAAGACCGAGGCAACCAGGGCAGGCAAGGGGGTCGGCCTCTTCGGCGGAGCCGGAGTCGCCGGTCATCTCGCCCTGCTGTTCGCCTCCTTCGCCCTGCTGTTCCTGCTCGACAGCTGGATGCACGCAGGGTGGGCCGCGCTGATCGTCGCGGCGCTGTGGGGCGCCGCGGCGGCAGTGATGGCGGCCTCCGGCCGCAAGGAGCTGAAGTCGATGAACCCCACGCTTCCCACCACCCAGGAAACCCTCAAGGAGGATGCGGCATGGGCCAGGCAACTGAAGAACGGATGA
- a CDS encoding acyl-CoA thioester hydrolase/BAAT C-terminal domain-containing protein, protein MSVREEPTTGIEGVRCVPATPTGTGALVLGGSSGRIDAPRARLLADEGVLAESVRWFGGPGQHDGPWEVPLETFLARVADLRRDCDRVLVLGTSFGAEAALLTGCSSDDVDAVVAFAPSDLVWAGVTGEGRVTSHWTRDGEPLPFVPFDDTWRADTDPPSYDGLYRRSRARFADRVPGATIPVERITELLLVAGGDDRVWPAEEHARRIVARRASHGLPTSLVSDPAAGHRAILPGEPVVTAGMRMQRGGMEEADRRLGSAAWTAIKALLR, encoded by the coding sequence ATGAGCGTGCGGGAGGAGCCGACCACCGGGATCGAAGGCGTGCGCTGCGTGCCGGCCACCCCGACCGGCACCGGTGCGCTCGTGCTCGGCGGTTCGAGCGGGCGGATCGACGCGCCGCGGGCCCGGCTGCTCGCCGACGAGGGCGTGCTCGCGGAGTCGGTGCGCTGGTTCGGCGGCCCGGGCCAGCACGACGGGCCGTGGGAGGTCCCGCTGGAGACCTTCCTCGCCCGGGTCGCCGACCTGCGCCGCGACTGCGACCGGGTGCTCGTGCTCGGCACCTCCTTCGGGGCCGAGGCGGCGCTGCTGACGGGCTGCTCCTCCGACGACGTCGACGCCGTGGTGGCCTTCGCCCCGAGCGACCTGGTCTGGGCGGGGGTGACCGGTGAGGGCCGGGTGACGTCGCACTGGACCCGCGACGGCGAGCCGCTGCCGTTCGTCCCGTTCGACGACACCTGGCGGGCCGACACCGACCCTCCGTCGTACGACGGCCTCTACCGTCGTTCCCGCGCGCGCTTCGCCGACCGGGTGCCCGGCGCCACCATCCCGGTCGAGCGGATCACCGAGCTGCTGCTGGTCGCCGGTGGTGACGACCGCGTCTGGCCGGCCGAGGAGCACGCGCGCCGCATCGTCGCGCGGCGCGCGTCCCACGGCCTCCCGACCTCCCTCGTCTCCGACCCGGCGGCCGGCCACCGGGCGATCCTGCCGGGCGAGCCGGTCGTCACCGCGGGGATGCGGATGCAGCGTGGCGGCATGGAGGAGGCCGACCGGCGGCTCGGGAGCGCGGCCTGGACCGCGATCAAGGCCCTGCTTCGGTAA
- a CDS encoding uracil-DNA glycosylase family protein has product MISDPFDSGPTGAFKTLCRTYPDDTVFKGSDGFRSLWGPIFYRGRANGTARLLVVGQDPAQTEAVTRRILSGQAGRRVQGFVEKLGYTRRYLMINAFLYGISNQSQALPHLHDPEIEAYRNQWFEAAFAPGRIEAVVTFGTPAFDAWTAFTATPAGQAVLPTITFHKALHPTADKPGGPISRKDLLDNWNIALQSLHAGIQDPDVATPLVPYGADFTPDELPEIPSRDLPFGIPAWMRSTDFWATMAATPGNQRANVTIEVP; this is encoded by the coding sequence ATGATCAGCGATCCCTTCGACTCCGGTCCGACCGGCGCGTTCAAGACCCTGTGCCGCACCTACCCGGACGACACCGTCTTCAAGGGCAGCGACGGCTTTCGCTCCCTGTGGGGACCGATCTTCTACCGCGGCCGCGCCAACGGCACCGCCCGGCTCCTCGTCGTCGGCCAGGACCCCGCCCAGACCGAGGCCGTCACCCGGCGGATCCTCTCGGGCCAGGCCGGCCGGCGCGTCCAGGGCTTCGTCGAGAAGCTCGGCTACACGAGGCGCTACCTGATGATCAACGCCTTCCTCTACGGCATCTCCAACCAGTCGCAGGCGCTGCCCCACCTGCACGACCCCGAGATCGAGGCCTACCGCAACCAGTGGTTCGAGGCCGCCTTCGCGCCCGGGAGGATCGAGGCGGTCGTCACCTTCGGCACCCCGGCCTTCGACGCGTGGACGGCCTTCACGGCCACGCCCGCCGGACAGGCCGTGCTGCCCACGATCACCTTCCACAAGGCGCTGCACCCGACGGCCGACAAGCCGGGCGGCCCGATCAGCCGCAAGGACCTGCTCGACAACTGGAACATCGCGCTGCAGAGCCTCCACGCCGGCATCCAGGACCCGGACGTGGCCACGCCGCTCGTCCCCTACGGCGCCGACTTCACCCCCGACGAGCTCCCGGAGATCCCCAGCCGGGACCTGCCCTTCGGCATCCCGGCGTGGATGCGCAGCACCGACTTCTGGGCCACCATGGCGGCCACGCCGGGCAACCAGCGCGCCAACGTCACGATCGAGGTGCCCTGA
- a CDS encoding recombinase family protein: MIERVHRKHQELREKGLPSGGGGPFGFKVGGIEHDDEEAALIVEATARILNGASLASIIREWNEAGVKTTRGGKWHYSSFTSMIRRWRNAGIREHKGEPVGPAAWEPIVTEDELRKPRSVLDSRSAGRTTRASVGSTC, translated from the coding sequence ATGATCGAGCGCGTCCACCGCAAGCACCAAGAGCTGCGGGAGAAGGGCCTACCCTCCGGAGGCGGTGGCCCGTTCGGCTTCAAGGTCGGCGGCATCGAACACGACGACGAGGAGGCGGCCCTGATCGTTGAGGCGACCGCCCGCATCCTGAACGGTGCCTCGCTGGCCTCGATCATCCGCGAGTGGAACGAGGCGGGCGTCAAGACGACCCGAGGAGGCAAGTGGCACTACTCCTCCTTCACGTCGATGATCCGGCGGTGGCGGAACGCGGGCATCCGCGAGCACAAGGGCGAGCCTGTCGGTCCGGCGGCCTGGGAGCCGATCGTGACCGAGGACGAACTGCGCAAGCCCCGCTCGGTCCTTGACAGCCGCAGCGCCGGACGAACAACGCGGGCGTCGGTAGGAAGCACTTGCTGA
- a CDS encoding Fur family transcriptional regulator — translation MTGAEARLRRAGVRVTPQRLAVMAVLERARGEGAHLLATEVADRSREILGRVATQTVYDCLDALVAAGLVRRVALPEGPVRFESTSGPDHHHLFCTGCGRIMNLPGPQASAHPDLIERSGFDVGYAETVHVGRCRVCRQQPGRPSA, via the coding sequence ATGACGGGAGCCGAGGCGCGGTTGCGGCGCGCCGGGGTGCGGGTCACCCCGCAGCGGCTCGCGGTGATGGCCGTGCTGGAGCGCGCCCGCGGCGAGGGAGCCCACCTGCTGGCGACCGAGGTCGCCGACCGGAGCCGCGAGATCCTCGGTCGCGTCGCGACACAGACCGTCTACGACTGCCTCGACGCGCTGGTCGCCGCCGGGTTGGTACGGCGGGTCGCGCTCCCCGAGGGCCCGGTCCGCTTCGAGTCCACGTCCGGGCCCGACCACCACCACCTGTTCTGCACCGGCTGCGGCCGGATCATGAACCTCCCCGGTCCCCAGGCGTCCGCCCACCCCGACCTCATCGAGCGCTCCGGCTTCGACGTCGGCTACGCGGAGACGGTGCACGTCGGGCGCTGCCGGGTCTGCCGGCAGCAGCCCGGCCGCCCCTCCGCATGA
- a CDS encoding YihY/virulence factor BrkB family protein, with translation MSTQTLQDRVPGADADKPTEIPRRGWWQVVRRAWREAKSDQVPLLAAGVAFYSFLALFPAMIAAVMLYGLVRDPADVQRQVDELSATLPSDAASLLTTQLEALTTTSSSSLGLGLIISLVLALWSASGGVGNVMTAVNLAYDEEETRGFVKRKALALGLTLGAIVFVVVAVGMVAVAPAVLDNLVGAGPLRWALEVVRWLGLLVAMSVALGVLYKLAPDRDAPTFRWVSIGSVVATVLWLLASLGFSLYVDNFGSYNKTYGALAGVVVLLLWLWLTMYVVLLGAEVNAEAEQQTAEDTTVGPERPMGQRGAVKADSPPGDPGST, from the coding sequence ATGAGCACCCAGACCCTCCAGGACCGTGTGCCCGGCGCCGACGCCGACAAGCCGACCGAGATCCCGCGCCGCGGCTGGTGGCAGGTGGTGCGGCGGGCCTGGCGGGAGGCGAAGTCGGACCAGGTCCCGCTCCTCGCCGCGGGCGTGGCGTTCTACTCGTTCCTCGCGCTCTTCCCGGCGATGATCGCGGCAGTGATGCTCTACGGCCTGGTCCGCGACCCCGCCGACGTGCAGCGCCAGGTCGACGAGCTCTCCGCGACCCTGCCGTCCGACGCGGCCTCGCTGCTCACCACGCAGCTCGAGGCGCTGACCACCACGTCGAGCAGCTCGCTCGGGCTGGGCCTGATCATCAGCCTGGTGCTGGCGCTGTGGAGCGCGTCCGGTGGCGTCGGCAACGTGATGACCGCCGTGAACCTCGCGTACGACGAGGAGGAGACCCGCGGCTTCGTGAAGCGCAAGGCGCTCGCCCTCGGCCTCACCCTCGGCGCGATCGTCTTCGTCGTGGTGGCGGTCGGCATGGTCGCGGTCGCCCCGGCCGTGCTGGACAACCTCGTCGGCGCGGGGCCACTGCGCTGGGCACTCGAGGTGGTCCGCTGGCTCGGCCTCCTCGTCGCGATGTCGGTCGCGCTCGGTGTGCTCTACAAGCTGGCGCCGGACCGCGACGCCCCCACGTTCCGCTGGGTCTCGATCGGGTCGGTCGTCGCCACGGTGCTGTGGCTCCTCGCCAGCCTCGGCTTCTCGCTCTACGTGGACAACTTCGGCTCGTACAACAAGACCTACGGCGCGCTCGCCGGCGTCGTCGTCCTGCTGCTGTGGCTCTGGCTGACCATGTACGTCGTCCTGCTCGGCGCCGAGGTCAACGCCGAGGCCGAGCAGCAGACCGCCGAGGACACGACCGTCGGCCCGGAGAGGCCGATGGGCCAGCGGGGTGCGGTGAAGGCCGACAGCCCGCCGGGAGACCCGGGCTCGACCTGA
- a CDS encoding DUF4242 domain-containing protein, with product MPLFMDVHETMPEGATAADVAGAHAEDLKVQEQYGVHYRSYWVDETNGKIFCLVDAPDAETAARVHREAHGLEADHIFPVVEGV from the coding sequence ATGCCCCTCTTCATGGATGTCCACGAGACGATGCCCGAAGGCGCCACCGCGGCCGATGTCGCCGGCGCCCACGCCGAGGACCTCAAGGTCCAGGAGCAGTACGGCGTCCACTACCGCAGCTACTGGGTCGACGAGACCAACGGCAAGATCTTCTGCCTGGTCGACGCCCCCGACGCGGAGACCGCCGCGCGGGTGCACCGGGAGGCGCACGGTCTGGAGGCCGATCACATCTTCCCGGTGGTCGAGGGCGTCTGA
- a CDS encoding TadE/TadG family type IV pilus assembly protein: MDFTLVSVVLVPIVLGIVQVALVLHVRATLAAAASEGARLAATAGSSPGEGVARTRSQIADAVGSRYAHDVEVRRVSVDGAPAIEVIVHAEVPALGLGGPAVQLTVSGRAVQEDPR; the protein is encoded by the coding sequence GTGGACTTCACCCTGGTCTCGGTCGTGCTGGTGCCGATCGTGCTTGGCATCGTGCAGGTCGCCCTCGTCCTCCACGTCCGGGCGACGCTGGCGGCCGCTGCGTCCGAGGGAGCCCGGCTCGCGGCGACCGCCGGGAGCAGCCCCGGCGAGGGGGTGGCGCGCACGCGGTCGCAGATCGCCGATGCCGTCGGCAGTCGCTACGCCCACGACGTCGAGGTGCGCCGGGTGAGCGTCGACGGCGCGCCGGCCATCGAGGTCATCGTGCACGCGGAGGTCCCGGCGCTCGGCCTCGGCGGCCCGGCCGTCCAGCTCACCGTGTCCGGTCGCGCCGTGCAGGAGGACCCGCGATGA
- a CDS encoding AraC family transcriptional regulator, translating to MDDRDPSAALDDALAHLHIQGAIFLRAEYTEGWAFQSAPTQDLARLLAPHARRIVPFHLVAAGRCWIEVDGVRHWADAGDLIVLPYGDSHRMGGTQDAEVVDAMTLVTPPPWASMPVIEHGSGGALTHVVCGYLTSEAPLFDPDLRAFPPVLVVTPSGPAAQWVRASIDYALARTALVAPDLAATPAELVELLFTEVLRIHLAQAPADELGFIRALRDPVLAPALAQIHRDPARKWTVAELASVAGVSPSLLDERFRAVLGLPPIRYLTGWRMHRAQDLLASSDLGVAAIAHRVGYDSEEAFSRAFKRKHGVAPGAWRRTGGRG from the coding sequence GTGGATGATCGCGACCCCAGCGCGGCGCTCGACGACGCGCTGGCCCACCTGCACATCCAGGGTGCGATCTTCCTGCGAGCCGAGTACACCGAGGGTTGGGCGTTCCAGTCCGCGCCGACCCAGGACCTCGCGCGCCTGCTCGCGCCGCACGCGCGGCGGATCGTGCCCTTCCACCTCGTGGCTGCGGGCCGCTGCTGGATCGAGGTCGACGGTGTCCGGCACTGGGCCGACGCGGGTGACCTGATCGTCCTCCCGTACGGCGACAGCCACCGGATGGGCGGGACACAGGACGCCGAGGTGGTGGACGCGATGACGCTGGTGACCCCGCCGCCGTGGGCCTCGATGCCCGTCATCGAGCACGGCAGCGGGGGAGCGCTGACGCACGTCGTGTGCGGCTACCTGACGTCCGAGGCGCCGCTGTTCGACCCCGACCTGCGAGCCTTCCCGCCCGTGCTCGTCGTGACGCCGAGCGGGCCCGCGGCGCAGTGGGTGCGGGCGAGCATCGACTACGCCCTCGCGCGGACAGCCCTGGTCGCCCCCGACCTCGCCGCCACCCCGGCCGAGCTGGTGGAGCTGCTGTTCACCGAGGTGCTGCGCATCCACCTGGCGCAGGCGCCCGCCGACGAGCTCGGGTTCATCCGGGCGCTGCGCGATCCCGTGCTGGCGCCGGCGCTGGCGCAGATCCACCGCGACCCGGCCCGCAAGTGGACGGTGGCGGAGCTCGCGTCCGTCGCCGGGGTGTCGCCGTCCCTGCTCGACGAGCGCTTCCGGGCCGTGCTGGGGCTCCCGCCGATCCGCTACCTCACCGGCTGGCGGATGCACCGGGCCCAGGACCTGCTGGCCTCCTCCGACCTCGGCGTGGCCGCGATCGCCCACCGGGTCGGCTACGACTCCGAGGAGGCGTTCAGCCGTGCGTTCAAGCGGAAGCACGGGGTCGCGCCCGGCGCGTGGCGGCGTACCGGGGGACGGGGCTGA
- a CDS encoding pilus assembly protein TadG-related protein, producing the protein MRGARWDQRGSTTPLVLAFMAIILLLVAVVVDASAAYLARQRLDELADGAALQGADLGAQGRDAYDGGLARGPLAITRREAERAVHAYLRESGAQHDHPGLRAAVRVEGDRVVVELVAPLDLPLGVPGMPAASVRSVGTAVVDPEE; encoded by the coding sequence GTGAGAGGCGCCCGGTGGGACCAGCGCGGCAGTACCACGCCGCTGGTCCTCGCGTTCATGGCGATCATCCTGCTGCTGGTCGCGGTCGTGGTCGACGCCAGCGCCGCCTACCTCGCCCGCCAGCGCCTCGACGAGCTCGCCGACGGCGCCGCCCTGCAGGGCGCCGACCTCGGCGCCCAGGGCCGCGATGCGTACGACGGCGGGCTGGCTCGCGGCCCCCTCGCCATCACGCGGCGCGAGGCCGAGCGGGCGGTCCACGCCTACCTGCGCGAGTCCGGCGCCCAGCACGACCATCCCGGCCTCCGGGCAGCGGTGCGGGTCGAGGGGGACCGGGTGGTCGTCGAGCTGGTCGCCCCGCTGGACCTGCCCCTCGGCGTGCCGGGGATGCCGGCGGCGTCGGTGCGGTCGGTCGGGACCGCGGTGGTGGACCCGGAGGAGTGA
- a CDS encoding type II secretion system F family protein: MLARIRTGEPVADAFDRLAGTSGVAVVARFAHSVAVAVERGTPLADVLHAQAADVREAGRRALIEQASRKEIFMMIPVVFLVLPVTVIFAFWPGFVGLSLSY; this comes from the coding sequence GTGCTGGCCCGGATCCGCACCGGTGAGCCCGTCGCCGACGCCTTCGACCGGTTGGCGGGGACGTCCGGCGTGGCGGTCGTCGCCCGTTTCGCCCACAGCGTCGCGGTGGCCGTCGAGCGGGGCACCCCGCTGGCCGACGTGCTGCACGCCCAGGCCGCCGACGTGCGCGAGGCGGGGCGGCGTGCGCTCATCGAGCAGGCCTCGCGCAAGGAGATCTTCATGATGATTCCCGTCGTGTTCCTGGTCCTGCCCGTGACCGTGATCTTCGCCTTCTGGCCCGGCTTCGTCGGGCTGTCGCTCAGCTACTGA